A genomic segment from Triticum dicoccoides isolate Atlit2015 ecotype Zavitan chromosome 1A, WEW_v2.0, whole genome shotgun sequence encodes:
- the LOC119320238 gene encoding bZIP transcription factor RISBZ1-like — translation MEPVFFSLEEAMPEPDSNPCRTASPPLEAHVLAGGLGGVGAGKVVGGGATNECATEWCFHESVDEPWLLNVPTAPVANPEASTLYPNPTAEGSRKRPYDVHEMVGAVEVIPTPPAASPEVDPVAYNAMLRRKLDAHLAAVAMLRNTQGICRQSSHDNGASQNPDSIQGSENHTEDVSVHQLSSSSLEPSPSDGDMEGEAQTIGTMHISAEKANKRKESNRDSARRSRSRKAAHTKELEEQVSLLRVANNSLIRYLADVSQRYINISIDNRVLKANVETLEAKVKMAEETMKRVTCTNNFPQAISGTSLRIPFSGSPLDGICDNPLPTQNTSLSYLPTTTTVFAVKNNYIPEPAPAFQIHDQMSSLHMQPMSCLDHHPQMMHIGIPTSTPTPQRESTTLDSNEIVNMMM, via the exons ATGGAGCCCGTGTTCTTCTCACTGGAGGAGGCGATGCCCGAGCCCGACTCTAACCCCTGCCGGACCGCGTCGCCGCCCCTGGAGGCACACGTGCTCGCCGGAGGACTCGGAGGAGTGGGCGCCGGCAAGGTCGTCGGCGGTGGCGCGACGAACGAGTGCGCGACAGAATGGTGCTTCCACGAGTCCGTGGACGAGCCGTGGCTGCTCAACGTCCCCACCGCGCCAGTGGCGAACCCCGAAGCTTCGACGCTTTACCCTAATCCCACGGCCGAGGGGAGCCGCAAGAGGCCGTACGACGTCCATGAGATGGTGGGCgcggtggaggtcatccccacgccgCCTGCGGCGAGCCCGGAGGTGGACCCCGTGGCGTACAACGCGATGCTGAGACGGAAGTTGGACGCGCATCTCGCCGCCGTCGCCATGTTGAGG AACACTCAGGGAATTTGCCGACAAAGCTCCCATGACAATGGAGCATCGCAAAATCCAGATTCCATCCAAGGCTCGGAAAACCACACCGAAG ATGTCAGTGTGCATCAACTTAGCTCTTCCTCATTGGAGCCATCACCATCGGATGGTGATATGGAAGGGGAGGCACAAACAATTGGAACTATGCATATTAGTGCAGAGAAAGCGAATAAGAG GAAAGAATCTAACAGGGATTCGGCGAGACGCTCAAGGAGTAGAAAAGCAGCTCATACGAAGGAACTAGAGGAGCAG GTCTCACTATTAAGAGTCGCAAATAACTCTTTGATAAGATATCTTGCAGATGTAAGTCAGAGATACATTAATATCTCTATTGACAATAGGGTACTCAAGGCAAATGTTGAAACCCTAGAAGCAAAG GTAAAGATGGCCGAGGAAACTATGAAGAGGGTTACATGCACCAACAATTTTCCTCAAGCAATATCTGGCACATCTCTCAGGATTCCTTTCAGTGGCTCCCCATTGGATGGTATCTGTGATAATCCATTGCCAACCCAGAACACCTCACTTAGCTACCTCCCCACTACAACAACAGTTTTTGCTGTGAAAAACAACTACATCCCCGAGCCAGCTCCGGCGTTCCAGATCCATGATCAAATGTCTTCGCTACATATGCAACCTATGTCATGCCTGGATCATCACCCGCAAATGATGCACATAGGTATTCCTACATCGACACCTACTCCGCAACGGGAATCTACTACATTGGATTCAAATGAAATAGTCAACATGATGATGTAG
- the LOC119320151 gene encoding uncharacterized protein LOC119320151, whose translation MSSYMLAHLCGLVTGGHRPGTSFKNVHWNGCAAAMNEHFQRTNLIGTHITNHTRTWKRKYKQIVHLKSLSGALWDEDNFLDHEHYTNHIKDHKEDEPFLNKPIKHYEEMLVIVGAGMATGQYAKGSSDRLVTEVIDLEEQKTNKAAASNEEVAQSHTCDESAAPKLKKAKTNPSAEDRMVATIMASSERIAVAIEKLASDVNPAIDGLWDEMKELPGFDVDSLAHYYAYLVDNPRVAMAFKVLGGVQRKVWVSRYV comes from the exons ATGTCATCGTACATGCTAGCCCATCTATGTGGTTTGGTGACTGGTGGCCATAGACCAGGTACCTCCTTCAAGAATGTCCACTGGAATGGTTGTGCCGCTGCTATGAATGAACATTTTCAGCGCACCAATTTGATTGGAACTCACATCACAAATCACACAAGGACGTGGAAAAGGAAGTATAAGCAGATAGTGCACCTCAAATCATTGAGTGGTGCACTTTGGGATGAAGATAACTTTCTTGATCATGAGCATTACACAAACCATATTAAG GACCACAAAGAAGATGAACCCTTCCTGAACAAGCCTATTAAACATTATGAGGAGATGCTGGTTATTGTTGGAGCAGGCATGGCTACGGGGCAATATGCAAAAGGCTCAAGTGACCGTTTAGTGACGGAGGTGATTGATCTTGAAGAACAGAAAACCAACAAAGCCGCTGCCTCGAATGAAGAGGTTGCCCAATCACACACTTGTGATGAGTCAGCCGCTCCCAAGTTGAAGAAAGCCAAAACTAATCCTTCTGCAGAAGATAGGATGGTTGCAACCATAATGGCTTCAAGTGAAAGGATTGCTGTTGCCATTGAGAAACTTGCTAGCGACGTCAACCCCGCCATTGATGGTCTTTGGGATGAGATGAAAGAACTCCCTGGCTTTGATGTGGATTCCCTTGCTCATTACTATGCCTATTTGGTTGACAATCCTCGTGTTGCAATGGCATTCAAGGTCCTGGGGGGTGTTCAAAGAAAGGTTTGGGTCTCTAGGTATGTGTAG